TCGCATCGAAAAATTCAGGATGCGCCTGTTCAAGCTGCTGCAATTCGTTGAGCAGCATGTCAAAATCAAAATCTGAAATCTCTGACTGATCCAGTACATAATAATTGTAATTATGCCTGTTTATCTCATCGCGAAGCGCCTGTATCCGGTTACTGAGTTCCATATTTCGATGCGGTCATGCCGATTTATAATCGTGACCAATTTAGTAAATAATTGGTATTCGCGTGCGATTAAAAAGAGAAAGCGCACACGAAAAAACGCATTCGGTTTTTTTAAGTTTATTCTTAATAAAAATGAAAGTTTCTTATCGGATTTATAAAAAAAAGTGCTTTTTTTGTAATCGCTATGGATAGGCATAATTAATATGCTATATTTGAACGGCTTAAAGCAGTTGCCAATATTACATTTTGTGATTTTAAAATAGAAACACCCCCTAAATCTATCTTATAAATGCCACAAATAGAGAATTTTACCGTATTTTCTATTTTGAATATTTCTTCCGGGTAAATGAAACAGATTCGAATGCCATTAAATGAACACACCAAAACACAGCATTCCTCATTTAAACATTTAAGAAACTATGCAAGAAGAAAACATCATTGACGCCGGTTTGGTTATCCAGAAACTTAAGAAAGCGCTAAAAATCAAGCGCGACATCCAGTTATCACAAATCCTCGACATCAGGCCCAATACGATATCCACCTGGAAAAAAAGAAATACGCTCGACTACCCTGCGGTCATTGCCGTTTGCAAAACGTATGATCTCGACCTCAACGACATCTTGCTCGAGAAAAGAGTCCGTAAGTCAAGCGACCTTGACAATCCCGGGGAGACCAAGCTGGTAAGCCGTGAAATGCAGTTCCAGTATTGTATGGGCGCAGATGACCTCGTGGACAAACTCCCGAAGTACAATTTTCCGTTCATAAAAGGGGACAACACCAGGGCATTTCAGGTATTGAGCAACAACATGTTCCCGATGATCGAAGAAAATTCGTTTGTAATCTGTGAAGAAACCAGCCTTCACGAGATTCCGGACAATAGCCTGGCGGTAATCATCAGCAGGACAAAAGGGTTATTTATCAACAGGATCCAGCGCATTGCGGAAAAACGCGACATGTATTTGCTGACCAGC
The nucleotide sequence above comes from Flavobacterium magnum. Encoded proteins:
- a CDS encoding LexA family transcriptional regulator, translated to MQEENIIDAGLVIQKLKKALKIKRDIQLSQILDIRPNTISTWKKRNTLDYPAVIAVCKTYDLDLNDILLEKRVRKSSDLDNPGETKLVSREMQFQYCMGADDLVDKLPKYNFPFIKGDNTRAFQVLSNNMFPMIEENSFVICEETSLHEIPDNSLAVIISRTKGLFINRIQRIAEKRDMYLLTSENTFFNEVNMKAEDINEIWIIKAALSYNMNVENKFKFINDSIKVIDRALLDFKSS